Proteins encoded by one window of Pelmatolapia mariae isolate MD_Pm_ZW linkage group LG14, Pm_UMD_F_2, whole genome shotgun sequence:
- the trappc4 gene encoding trafficking protein particle complex subunit 4 has product MVIYSVYVVNKAGGLIYQYDNYVPRAEVEKTFSYPLDLVLKHHDEKVVVSFGQRDGIRVGHAVLSINGVDVIGKNTSDGKDILEYLKDPSNYPVSIRFGRARLSSNEKLMLASMFHSLFAIGSQLSPEVGSSGIEMLETDVFKLHCFQTLTGIKFIVLADPRQSGIDALLRKIYEVYSDFALKNPFYSLEMPIRCELFDQNLKSALEVAEKAGNFGAGS; this is encoded by the exons ATGGTGATATACAGTGTGTATGTGGTGAACAAGGCTGGAGGGTTAATTTATCAATATGATAACTATGTCCCGCGAGCAGAGGTGGAGAAAACATTCAGCTACCCTTTGGACTTGGTGCTGAAGCACCACGACGAGAAGGTGGTCGTATCGTTTGGACAGCGGGACGGAATCAGAG TGGGCCATGCAGTGCTGTCCATCAATGGAGTTGATGTGATCGGGAAGAACACATCAGATGGGAAGGACATCCTTGAATACCTGAAAGATCCTTCAAACTATCCCGTCTCTATTCGCTTTGGACGAGCGCGCCTGAGCTCCAATGAGAAGCTGATGCTGGCGTCCATGTTCCACTC GTTGTTTGCAATAGGTTCACAGCTATCCCCTGAAGTTGGCAGTTCAGGGATCGAAATGTTAGAAACTGACGTCTTCAAACTTCACTGCTTCCAGACTCTCACAG GGATAAAGTTTATCGTGCTGGCGGACCCGCGACAGTCTGGAATTGATGCGTTGTTGAGGAAGATTTATGAGGTCTATTCAGATTTCGCCCTCAAGAATCCGTTCTATTCTCTGGAAATGCCAATCAG GTGTGAGCTCTTTGATCAGAATCTGAAGAGTGCACTGGAGGTAGCAGAGAAAGCCGGCAACTTTGGAGCTGGATCTTAA
- the rps25 gene encoding small ribosomal subunit protein eS25, which yields MPPKQDKKKDAGKSKKDKDPVNKSGGKAKKKKWSKGKVRDKLNNLVLFDKATYDKLYKEVPNYKLITPAVVSERLKIRGSLARNALQELLAKGMIKLVSKHRAQLIYTRNTKGGDEEAAAEKA from the exons ATG CCTCCTAAACAGGATAAGAAGAAGGATGCTGGGAAGTCCAAAAAGGACAAGGACCCAGTCAACAAGTCTGGAGGCAAAGCCAAGAAGAAG aAGTGGTCCAAGGGAAAAGTGAGGGATAAGCTCAACAACCTGGTCCTCTTCGACAAGGCGACCTACGACAAGCTGTACAAAGAAGTTCCCAACTACAAGCTCATCACCCCCGCTGTTGTGTCTGAGAGGCTGAAGATCCGTGGCTCCCTGGCAAGGAACGCCCTCCAGGAGCTGCTCGCCAAAG GCATGATCAAACTGGTGTCCAAACACAGAGCACAGCTGATTTACACACGTAACACCAAGGGTGGAGATGAGGAGGCAGCAGCAGAGAAGGCATAA
- the sgcg gene encoding gamma-sarcoglycan encodes MVREQYVTTTEGSSTPRPVPDELYKIGIYGWRKRCLYLFVLLLIVILVVNFALTIWILRVMWFNTEGMGLLQVHGDGVKLEDGESEFLFPLYAQEIHSREDSSLLLHSSENVSLNARNENGDVIERISVGPKEAQGHTRNLLINSHNDNMLFTADGDKAEIGPDKLRVTGPEGALFQHSVEVPQLRSEILKELRLESPTRSLSMDAPKGVFMKALAGNIEAASNMDVILQSKEGLLVLDAETVRMPRLPKSEDGVSGNAQILYEVCVCPSGKLFLSKAGRTSTCSDNQDC; translated from the exons ATGGTGCGGGAACAGTATGTCACCACCACCGAGGGCAGCAGCACGCCCAGGCCGGTGCCCGACGAACTCTACAAGATTGGCATCTATGGCTGGAGGAAGCGCTGTCTCTAcctgtttgtgctgctgctCATTGTCATCCTGGTGGTCAACTTTGCCCTCACCATCTGGATCCTCAGGGTGATGTGGTTCAACACG GAAGGGATGGGACTACTACAAGTACATGGAGATGGGGTTAAGCTGGAGGACGGCGAGTCTGAGTTCCTCTTCCCTCTCTATGCTCAGGAGATCCACAGCAGAGAA GACTCTTCACTTCTATTACACTCATCGGAAAATGTTTCCCTTAACGCCCGCAATGAAAATGGTGACGTTATAGAGAGGATATCTGTGG GTCCAAAAGAGGCTCAGGGACACACTCGAAATCTGCTCATTAACTCGCACAATGACAACATGCTGTTCACTGCAGATGGCGACAAGGCTGAGATTGGGCCAGACAAACTACGAGTCACAG GTCCTGAAGGAGCGCTGTTCCAGCATTCAGTGGAGGTGCCTCAGCTGAGATCAGAAATTTTGAAAGAGCTGAG gttggAGTCCCCGACTCGCTCGCTCAGTATGGATGCACCGAAAGGAGTTTTTATGAAAGCTCTGGCTGGCAACATTGAAGCTGCTTCCAACATGGATGTCATTCTGCAGTCTAAAGAAGGGCTG CTGGTGCTGGATGCTGAGACGGTGCGCATGCCGCGCCTGCCCAAGAGCGAGGACGGGGTTTCTGGAAATGCTCAGATTCTCTACGAGGTCTGCGTCTGTCCCAGCGGAAAGCTCTTCCTGTCCAAGGCTGGAAGAACTTCCACTTGCAGCGATAATCAGGACTGCTAG
- the slc37a4a gene encoding glucose-6-phosphate exchanger SLC37A4a: protein MATSSYGYYRSTIFLAMFVGYTLYYFNRKTFSFVMPSVMQEIKLDKDDLGMITSSQSLAYAISKFISGVLSDQISARWLFSIGLFMVGGINIIFSWSSTVAVFSALWFLNGLGQGLGWPPCGRVLRKWFEPSQFGTWWAVLSCSMNLAGSLGPIVATVLSQSYSWRAILSASGMICIVASFVCLLVIKNEPKDVGLPNIEVSTKKSKGGASSHESTLSEFLLSPYLWLLSISYLVVFGVKTACTDWGQLFLIQDKGQSTLMGSSYMSALEVGGLVGSLAAGYLSDKAVARQGMRLYGNPRHFILICMMAGMFVSMYLFRLTVTPDSSKVWILGLGAAFGFSSYGPIALFGVIANESAPSNYCGTSHAIVALMANIGGFLSGLPFSTIAKHHGWEKAFWVAEVTCLVTTIGFFLLRNIQTKMGYVPKKAD from the exons ATGGCTACCTCAAGTTATGGATACTACAGAAGTACAATATTTCTGGCCATGTTTGTGGGCTACACATTGTACTACTTCAACAGAAAGACGTTCTCCTTCGTGATGCCTTCTGTAATGCAAGAGATCAAGCTGGATAAGGACGATCTGG GTATGATCACCAGCAGTCAGTCTTTGGCCTACGCTATTAGTAAGTTCATCAGCGGTGTCCTGTCAGACCAAATCAGCGCCCGCTGGCTCTTCTCCATTGGCCTGTTCATGGTGGGAGGCATCAACATTATCTTCTCTTGGTCCTCCACTGTCGCTGTCTTCTCTGCCCTCTGGTTTCTCAACGGTCTGGGCCAAGGCCTGGGCTGGCCTCCCTGTGGCAGGGTGCTGCGCAAG TGGTTTGAGCCCTCTCAGTTCGGGACGTGGTGGGCGGTTCTGTCCTGCAGCATGAATCTGGCCGGCAGCTTGGGCCCCATCGTTGCCACCGTGCTGTCACAAAGTTACAGCTGGAGGGCGATACTGTCCGCCTCTGGAATGATTTGCATCGTTGCCTCATTTGTTTGCCTGCTGGTAATCAAGAACGAGCCCAAGGATGTGGGGCTGCCCAACATAGAGGTGTCAACCAAAAAGAGCAAAGGTG GAGCCTCAAGCCATGAAAGCACCCTGTCTGAGTTTCTCCTGTCCCCCTACCTGTGGCTGCTGTCCATCTCCTACCTGGTGGTGTTTGGGGTGAAGACCGCCTGCACCGACTGGGGCCAGCTGTTTCTCATTCAGGACAAGGGCCAGTCTACACTCATGG GTAGCTCATACATGAGCGCCCTGGAGGTTGGCGGGCTGGTGGGCAGTCTGGCTGCAGGTTACCTCTCTGACAAAGCTGTGGCCAGA CAAGGGATGAGGCTCTATGGTAATCCCCGCCACTTCATCCTGATCTGCATGATGGCAGGAATGTTTGTGTCCATGTACCTGTTCAGACTCACCGTTACTCCTGACAGCTCAAAG GTGTGGATACTCGGCTTGGGTGCCGCCTTCGGTTTCTCCTCTTATGGACCAATAGCTTTGTTTGGAGTTATAGCCAATGAGAGCGCTCCATCCAACTACTGCGGGACATCACATGCTATCGTTGCCCTGATGGCAAACA TTGGTGGCTTCCTTTCTGGACTCCCATTCAGCACCATTGCCAAGCACCATGGCTGGGAAAAGGCCTTCTGGGTAGCAGAGGTCACCTGCCTTGTCACTACTATCGGATTCTTCCTCCTGCGCAACATTCAAACCAAGATGGGATATGTGCCCAAGAAGGCGGACTGA